In Haliscomenobacter hydrossis DSM 1100, the DNA window AGCTCTTTTATGTTGCCTAAATAATAGGCGTAACGCTCGGGATGTGCCAAAATTGGGTAATATCCTTTGAGCCGCAATTGAAAAATGCGGTTATCCAAATCGGGTGGCGCACCAAAAAAAGACAATTCTACCAAAATTTGTTTGCCTGGCATGAGCAGCACATCTCCTTTTGCGAACAAACCGGCAGTATAATCGTCGAGGTTGTATTCGGCTGATGCCTCCAGACGAAACGACAATCCCTCTTTGCGCATGGCGCGTTGCAACTCTTCCCAGCCAGACTGGATCGTTGCTCCGGTATTGGGGTAATAATCGCCCATGACATGAGGGGTAGTGATGGCACCGGAATAGCCCAGCTTGATTAGTCCGCGGATTAAAGCAAGGCTCTCCTCCAGGGTTTTGGACCCGTCGTCAATGCCTGGTACAAGGTGCGAGTGCATGTCTATGCCCAACACGGAGAAGTCTGGTGGAGCAGAGGAATCTTTACTTTTAGGTTGAGCGAACAGTTTTCCAAACATAGCTTAGACTTGATAATAATCGCGGTACCAGTCAACAAAACGTTGCATGCCTTCCTGAATCGAAGTGCCAGGTTTGTACCCTGTATCTGCTTCAAGATCACTGACATCTGCAAAAGTAGCCACTACATCCCCAGGCTGCATGGGCATCATTTGCTTGATGGCCACTTTACCGAGTGCTTTTTCAGTCGCCGCAATGAATTCGGCTAATGAAACTGGCAGATTGTTGCCAATATTGTAGATCCGGTAAGCTGCACTTGAACGGGCTGGATCAGCCAGGGCTGGATTCCAATTGGGGTTGGGGGCGGGTATCCGATCTGCTACCAGAACAATTCCTGCTACAATGTCACCCACATAAGTGAAATCTCGAATCATTTTTCCTTCATTGAACACCTTGATTGGCTCACCCGCCAAGATGGCTTTGGTGAATAAAAAAGGAGCCATATCCGGGCGTCCCCAGGGGCCATAAACGGTAAATAAGCGCAAACCCGTGGTGGGCAAACCGTATAAATGGCTATAGGTATGAGCCATCAGTTCGTTGCTTTTTTTGCTGGCGGCATACAACGAAACGGGATGATCAACATTGTGGCTAGTAGAAAATGGCATCTCCGTATTGAGCCCGTACACGCTGGAACTGCTGGCGTACACAAGATGCTTGATCTTATGGTGTCGACAACATTCTAAAATATTGACAAACCCAACAATATTGCTGTTGATGTAAGCATGTGGGTTGATCAAACTGTAGCGTACCCCCGCCTGTGCGGCAAGGTTGATGACCACATCAAAGCCCTGGTCTTGAAAAAGTTTTTCCAATCCAGACAGGTCATCTATATTCATTTGCACAAACGAAAAATTGGCCTGTGCCCCGCTGATTAATTCACCAGGAAGTATGCTGCTCCGGTCAATACCCAGTTGCGCCAAGCGGGCGTGCTTCAGGTCTATCTCGTAGTAGTCGTTCAACGAATCGAGCCCAACCACCAGGTCTCCCCGCTCTATGAGTTGTTTCGCCAAATGAAAGCCAATAAAACCGGCTGCTCCGGTAACCAGAATACGTTTCATTGCATCAACAAATTAGCACATTAGCAATCAGCTGTCCGCTGTCAGCAAATTAGCACATCAACAAATTAGCACATTAAGCTGCTCCTCGTGTGCCGGGCAGTGGACGAAGAATTTCCGGAGCCATTTGCATGCGCAAAGAATAACCAAGGTTCTCCAACTCAATAACGAAGTTTTTGGACCCTAGTCCTTGCAACAGCCGTCCCCGCAGGCCAAATAAACTGCCGCTGATAATTTCTACTTCCTCACCGATTTTAAAAACCCCTTTGTCTACCTCCACATTGGTAATTTCCCCGGTTACCCGGCGCAAAATTTCAATTTCAGCTTCAGGAATGGCAATGAGGTCTTTAGCGATTTTGACAAAATTCACCACATCAGGGGTCTCCAGTACCGGAACATATTGATCTTTAGTGATTTGCACAAAGACATAACAATTGATCAGCGGGAGTTCAATTTTTTTGATCTTACGGGTGTACATACGCGTCACGGTCTGTAAAGGCAGGTAACTCGTAACCCCTTTGTCCTGCAAATACTTGCTCACCAATTTTTCCCGCTTGTACTTGGTGTATACCGCAAACCAGCGAGGTTCTAAAGCGTCAAGCATAATTTCGTTTTTTATTACAGTTTTTTACAAGCTAATGAAAATTCTCAAGTACTAAGCGATGTGCTTCAGCATGACTTCACAGTTTCCGCAATGTAATGCAATTGTTCCTGATCCAACTCCGTATGCATGGGTAAGGAGATCACCTCCTGACACAACTGTTCGGTGATGGGCAAATGCTCAACTTCGGTAAACGAACGGAAAGCATCCTGCGCATACAGCGGAACGGGGTAATAGATCATACTCGGCACGCCTTTTTGTTGAAGATGCGCTTGAAGGGCATCACGTTGCCCGTTTTTAACCAATAAGGTATATTGATGAAAAACGTGGGTGGAACGCGGGTGCCGTACTGGAGTTTGCACCCAATCGAGACCAGCAAAAGCACGATCGTAAAAATCAGCCGCTGCCCGCCGTGCCGCCGCGTATTCATCCAGATGTTGGAGCTTTACCCCCAAAACTACCGCCTGGATGGAGTCCAACCGTGAGTTTACGCCTACGGCATCGTGGTAGTAACGCCGCCCTTGACCATGATTGGCGATCATCTGCATGCGTTGTGCCAAATCCGCCCGATTGGTGCTGATGGCGCCACCGTCACCATAAGCGCCCAGGTTTTTGGATGGATAAAAAGAGGTACAACCAATGTGTGCAATGGTACCCGTTTTGGCAGTGCTGCCATCACTAAAGGTATAATCTGCACCAATGGCTTGAGCATTGTCTTCTATCACCCACAAGCCACGTTCTTGCGCCAGCGCCATAATGGGTTCCAAATCGCAACTTTGTCCAAACAGGTTGACGGGCACAATCGCTTTGGTACGTGGGGTAATTGCTGCTGCAACAATATCTGCAGTCAGGTTGAAGGTGTCGTAATCCACATCCACCATCACGGGTTTCAAACGCAACAAAGCAATGACCTCAGCCGTAGCCACATACGTAAATGCCGGTACAATCACTTCATCTCCTGGCTGCAAATCCAGTGCCATCATGGCGATTTGCAGCGCATCGGTGCCATTGGCACAGGGAATGACGTGTTGTGCCCGCAGGTAATGCTGCAAACCTTCCTGAAAGGCTTTTACCTTCGGCCCATTGATGTAAGCAGTTGTATCCAGTACCTCCAGGATTCCCTGATCGATTTCCGCCTTGATCTTTAAGTACTGCCGCTTTAAGTCAACCATTTGGATGGCGTCCATAAAAAAAGAGTTTTTGGGGTTCGGGAGTTCGAGGGTTCGGGGGTTCGAGGGTTCGGACTCCAACCCTGGAACCCCTGAACCCTCGAACCCTCGAACCCCCGAACCCTCAAACCCTTTCCAGCGCTTTCCCCGCAATCGTCTTACCAATCGCCAAAGAGGCGGTGGCAGCCGGAGAAGGAGCGCTGCATACATTAATAATATTGTGGTCCTCAAAAATGAGGAATTCGTCAATCAATTTGCCTTCGAGGTCACAGGCCATGGCCCGCACTCCGGCACCGCCGCGCTGAAGGTCGTCGTACCCAACCTCAGGGATCAGGTGTTGCAAGGCTTTGACAAAGGCGCTTTTGGAAAAAGAGCGATACATTTCGCCCCAGCCGTAGCGCCAGTGTTTGGCCGCCAGACGCATAAAACCGGGATAAGACAAGGTCTCTAGCAACTCAGGAAGGTCCAGATCCCAGCGGCTGTAGCCCTCGCGGCGGAATGCCAGCACCGCATTGGGGCCAGCTTCAATTCCCCCCTCAATCATCCGGGTATAATGAACGCCCAAGAAGGGAAATTCAGGATTTGGAACGGGATAAATCAGGTTATTGACCAAATATTGCTTTTCAGGTTTGAGCTCGTAATACTCTCCCCGGAAAGGTAAAATTTGGATGCCCGGGATTTTTTGCCCGGTCATTTTAGCGACCTTATCGGCATACAAACCCGCACAACTGATCAGCAAGTCCCCGGATACTTCGCCCGCTTCACCGATAACCGTAATCTCGTTATCGCTGCGTTTGATGGAAGTCACTTTAAAGCCCGTACGGATCACCCCTCCACGAGCGGTAATCAATTCGGCGTATTTGTTAGCCACCTTGCGGTAGTTGATGATGCCCGCTTGAGGAACCCAAAGCGATTCGACGACATTGACGTGGGGTTCGTGTTCGCGGGTTTCGGCAGCACTGATGCGCCGAATGTCCTTTAAGCCATTTTGCAGGCCATGATCGAGGATTTTATCCAAGTGGGGCAATTCTTCGGGGCGGGTAGCCACAATTATTTTGCCACAGATGTCATAAGGAATGGCATGCTCATCACAAAAACGCAACAGCTCTCCATACCCTTCCATGCAGTTCCGGGCGCGCAAAGTACCGGGACGATAGTAGATTCCCGAATGGATCACCCCACTGTTGTGGCCCGTTTGGTGGGTTGCTAACTCTGGTTCCTTTTCCAGCACGGTCACCTTCAAGTCGGGCCTTGCTTCCATCAAGCGCCACGCGGTAGCCAAACCGACAATTCCTCCTCCAATGATGAGTACCTCTTTTTTCATGCTGTTTGAGGGCTTACATCCAAATCAGACCAGAGCAATAAAGGCGCTACATCAGAGTAGCTCTTGATCACACTCGGGTATTCCGTACTTGAATAAATGATGAATCGTATGCGTCGGGAAACCAGCGTTTCTACTTTTTCAATCAATTGGATCAGGTAATGGCGATCTATATTGCCTACAAAAATCAAATCAATGATGGGACTGTCCAATCCACGGGCAAAATCACCCGTCAAAAAAACTTTTTCCACCTCACCCAAACGTTTGACCACGTTTTCAATGATCTGATCCAGGCCTAAATATTTCATGAGGATGGTATGCACTTCTCGAAACAGGGGATGCTGGGTGTTGGCACGAAAGATTTTTTTATTGCCACTCAATTCCGAAACGAGCATTCCCGCCTTTTCTAAGTTGTTCAATTCCAGTCGAATGGCGTTGGTGGATTCTCCGAACTCACTTTCCAAACCACGCAAATAGGCAGTAGTACTACTGTTGAGGAAGAATTTCAACAGTAGTTTGATCCTGGTTTTTGAGGAAATGAGCGCTTCTATCATCGAAGTGAACTTGGTTTTTGGAAATGCAAAGATAACAAGAAAATGAGTAGAAAAGTTGCTCAAAGTTGAGTGCTTTTTTGCAGCGTTTTCCCTACTTCACCAACTCGCGCGCAAATTTGATGTACTGCTCCCAATCGTACAGCGTCATATCGTGTTTCCCCTCGCGAATATGGTATCGCACCTGTTTTCCAACCGGGGCATTCAACCCAGGAAACGCAACGGTACCCAATCCCGGCTTGCGGTACAATTGATAAACGGCTTCGGTATTTTGTGCACCTAAAAACTCTCCTTTAGGGTCAGACCATTGATCCCCCATGGCACTGGCGACATAAAGTGGCCGCGGGGCCAGCAAACTCAACAGAATGTGCTGATCAAAGGGCAGTTCATTCTCCTTGTAGGCATAATGTTGATAGGACTTTAAAAACCAATGGGGGAAACTGTTGGTGATGCGCCATAAATTTTCGCCGTAATTCCTGCGGGTCAAGGCCGCCCCGCCCTCACCGGATTCATTGGAAATGATGGCCGCAAACCGTTGATCATTGGCAGCAGCCCACAAGGCTGCTTTCCCCAAACGGGAGTGCCCATGCAGGATGATTTTTTGGGCATCCACTTGTGGGATCGTTTCAAGAAAATCGACCATACTACTGAGCCCCCAGGCCCAGGCCCCGATGGCCGACCACTCTTCTGTTTTTAAGCCCAATTGATCGGCCAGCGTGGTTCTGATCCCATTTTGGTACCCTGTGGGGAGATCCTCTTCGAAGTCTCCACAGGCAACGGTGATACTGCCATACCCAGCATCGATGAGTTTTTCAAACTGCCAGCGCGAGGCCTGGGCACCCCGTGATTCAGCTTGCCCAAGGTTGTTTTTAAATTGGGTGGCTTCGTTGCAAACGACATATTTTTCAAAAATCGGAATGCGCTTGTCTGTATTAGTGGTTTGATTGCCACAAAAGTTAAGTCCCAAAAATACGGGTACTTTTGCGGACTTATTCGGCAAGACCCCTAAAACGCTGATGCTGTGTTTTCCTTCAAAGGTAATTGTCCAGATATATTGAATGGCCTTGCCTCCCAGAATCTCCGTTCGGGAAACCAACTGGCTGCTTTGTTTGAGTTTTTTTTCCGGCATCTTTCCATACATGGTCTGCTGGAATTGTGCCAGCCAGTACCCTCGATGTTTTTCCCAGTCCTTTTTGTTTTTAATGATGCTTCCATCCGGTTTTTGCAGTGGATTGGGGAGGGTGAAGTTTCCAACTTTACTTTCATCCATATTGGCCACAAAGGGCTGTTGTGCCTGGGCCATGATACTCCAAAAGGTCAGACTGAAAAGAAGGAGTGATGTTTTCATAACAAATGGATTCAGAAGGAATTAGGTTGCTAATGTACAAAATTTTGTCAAAAATCGGGAGTAACACACGTTTACTTCGCCAATATTCCCGCACAAATCTCCCGCACCAAGCCCGGCCCGGCATACACCAAGCCTGAATAAACCTGTACCAGCGAAGCTCCAGCCTCCAGTTTTTCGATGGCGTCCTGAGCCGAGGCAATACCCCCAACTCCAATGATGAATAGGCTTCCCTCCGATTTTTGGTGCAAGTACCGGATGACTTCCGTAGCACGTTCGCGCAGGGGATGACCACTCAAGCCCCCCGCCCCAATCTCCTCCACATCCGCCATAGCGCTGATCAGGCCTTCTCTACCGATGGTGGTGTTGGTGGCAATCACCCCGGCAATACCCGTTGTTTGCACAATTTCCAGGATGTCATCCAATTGTTGTTCGTTCAAATCCGGGGCGATTTTGAGCAAAATAGGCGTGGGAATGCGGTGCTCATGGTTTTTTTGCTGCAGAGCGGTCAAAAGCTCGGTGAGCGGTTCTTTCTCTTGCAATGCCCGCAAGTCAGGCGTATTGGGGGAGCTTACGTTGACCACAAAATAATCCACAAAAGGAAAAAGCCGATCAAAGCAGTAGAGGTAATCCAGGAGCGCTTTATCATTGGGTGTCGATTTGTTTTTGCCAATGTTCCCACCGATCACCAACCCTTGAGGTCGAGGTTTTTTGAGCTGCTCTACCAATTCATCTACCCCCGCATTGTTGAAACCCATGCGATTGATAAGGGCTTCATCTTCTGGCAAACGGAAGAGGCGCGGCTGGGGATTTCCATCCTGCGGTTTGGGCGTGACCGTACCCAGCTCAACAAAGCCAAAACCCAATGTTGCCATCGCTTGGTAATACTTGCCATCCTTGTCAAAACCAGCGGCGAGTCCGACTGGGTTTTTAAATTTTAAGCCCAAAAAATGGCGCTCCAGCCGGGCATCCTCCAATTGATAAGCCTTGCGCAAGGCAGAACCTACCCCTGGAATGGCCAATCCCAATTTGAGCAATGCCACCGTAATGTAGTGCGCCCTTTCTGGAGCAATACGAAAGAGAATGGGTTTCAGTAGATTTTGATAAAATGTCATTTCCGTCAATTTGTGGGGGCAACCCTACGTGGTTGCCCGATTATGCGGTTGCTCGATTACGTGGTTGCCCAAAAATCAAATGGTTGCCGATTATGCGGGACCCTTCAAAGCCAAAAATACAAATACGGCAAATAAAACGCCGTCAACATTCCATTCAACGCCATCGCCAAAGCAGCAGCGGCTGCCATCAAATCACTTTCTTGCTGTGCACGCGCCGTACCAATGCCATGTGACACCGTCCCTATTGCCAGTCCACTGGCCACCGGATCGGTGATGCCCAGCCTGCGCAAAAAAGGCAAGCCCCATACTGCGCCCATAATCCCACTCAAAAGTACAAATGCCACCGTCAATGAAGCCTCGCCGCCCAATGACTTGCTCAACTCCAGGGCAATCGGTGTGGTTACTGCTTTGGTGGACATGGCTTGCACAAAGGGTTCGGGCAGACCCAGCCAGCGGGTGAGGCAAACTCCAGTGATTACATTGACCAGTCCGCCACAACTCACGGCAGCGATGATGGCCAAGGCCTGGCGCTTCAACGCGGCAGTTTGTTCGTAAAGAATCAGGGCCAAACATATGACGGTAGGCGACAACATAAACACGAGTGCCTCGGTAGACTTCAGGTAGTCTTCAACCTTTCCTCCCGCGACCCGAATCACCAGTGCGATCAGCACAATGGCGATCAACACAGGATTCAACCACGATTTTCGGAAGCGTAGAAAAAGGTGCTGTCCCCAAAAATAGGCACCCAAGGTAAGCCCGATCATCAGGGAGGGTTCCTGGAAGGGATTCATCGGTTCAGCAATTTAAATACCAGGGCCGTAGTCAATCCGCTGAGCACGGAGGTAATGACCACCAATAGGGCCAATTTCCAGCCGTAGTGCAACAAACGCTCGGCGTGCAGCAAAATGCCCAAACTGGGTGGCACAAAAAAAACGCCCATCAAACCCAAAAAACCTTTAGCACTGAGTTGAACGGAGGCATACGACACCCACTTAAATTGCAAAGCTACCCATAACCCCAACATGCCTAAAACTGCACCGGGTATGGGTAGCCTTGCCAATTGGGTCGTGGTTTCACCCAGTGCCCAAAACAAAAAAATGATGGTTAAACCGCGTAAGATGTCCACTTAAGCGTTGTTTACATGATCAATAGCAACCTAAAATAAGAAAGTTGCTACAGCTTTTGGACGTCGTAGACCAAATAATTGGTTTTGCCCTGCCAAGGCATGGCTTTTACTTTTTTGCGGTAAAAAAGCTTGACCCGCTGGCCTTGCAATTGATCCAGTTTTTGCGCCACATGGTTATCGGGTACCGAAAAATTCCATCCGTTCATCGCCTGAGTCATTTTGTCTGGAGCGATGTTAGGATTCAAGTTGATGGTTCCGGTATTCAGGTTACCCTCGTGAGTCTTGAATAAAATGCCTTTGTAGGTAATATTCGTCAAAGTACCACCGGTGGTACCCTTGCTCACCGTAAAATTGCAGTAGATGAAGATATATCCCAGAAAAAACAAAATGCCAGCCAGCAATGCCCACATCAAGAGGCGGCGAAATTTTTTGCCTACATTTTGGGCTCCTTCTTTGACAACCTGTTCAAATTCGCTCATGACCTTATGGTTTTATGTCCTAAAATTACAACTATTGAGACGTATTTTCTACCTAAAGGGAACTTCAATGGGCTAAAATGTGTTTTTTTTTAAAAAATACTTTTCAGCGCTTGGATAAAAGAAAAACATCGCTGTATATTTGCCGACGCCTTTGAAAAAGGGCAATGTTCTTTACTTGGTGTGGTAGCTCAGTTGGTAGAGCACAGGACTGAAAATCCTGGTGTCGCTGGTTCAATTCCTGCCCGCACCACCATATTTTATCTTATGATTGCTGTTTTCACACATACTCATCATCATCATGGCTTACATCTGTAAGGCAAATGGTTGAAGTATGCTGTGTTAAATCAGTATTAAATCTCAGAAGAGGTCTACCATTTGCGGGTAGACCTCTTTTTTTTTGTCCTGAATTTTTCAGCACCATGTTCAATAACAAGATGCCATGCCAACCATGCTAAAAATTGCCGTGCAGAAATCCGGGCGCCTGCAAGAGGACTCGCTGGAGATGCTGCGAGAATGTGGAGTCCGCGTCGACAATGGCCGCGATCAACTTAAAGTAGCCGCCTCTGGTTTTCCACTGGAATTGTTTTTCCTCCGCAATTCCGATATCCCTCAGTACGTAGCTGATGGCGTGGCCGATGTGGCCATCCTGGGTCAAAATACCGTGATCGAAAAAGAAAAAGACCTGGAAGAGGTACTGCCCCTGGGTTTTGCCCGTTGCCGCCTGTCACTCGCGGTGCCCAAAGGCACTGTTTATCCCGACATAACCTGGCTCAACGGAAAAAAAATTGCTACTTCTTACCCCAATACCCTGCGCGCTTTTCTGATTAGACACAACATCGAGGCAGAAATTCATGAAATCGCAGGTTCCGTAGAAATTGCACCCAATATCGGCTTGGCCGATGCCATTTGTGACCTGGTCAGCTCTGGCAACACCTTATTCATGAATGGCCTGGAGGAAAAAGAAGTGATCCTCAAATCCGAAGCGGCTATTTTTGCCAGCCGCAACATCAGTACCGAAGCCCGTGAACTGCTGGAGAAACTGATCTTCCGCTTTAAATCCGTCCTGGCTGCTCGCAACAACAAATACCTGCTGATGAATGCCCCCAACGAAGCACTATCCGAAATCATCAATATCCTGCCCGGTATGAAAAGCCCCACCGTGGTGCCATTGGCCGAGCCAGGCTGGAGCAGCGTCCATACCGTAATCAGCGAAGACCGCTTTTGGGAAATCATCGATCGACTCAAAGCAGCGGGCGCGCAGGGGATTTTGATTATTCCGATTCAGAAAATGATCTTATAAATAGGGTTCGGGGGTTCGAAGTTCGAGGGTTCTCTAACTGGTCGCCGAGATGGTCACTGAGCGAAGTCGAAGTGAAGTCGAGGTGCCCGGATGGAGAACCCCCGAACCCTCGAACCACCGAACCCTCGAACCTTGTGAGCATGAAATCCTTCTCCTACGCCGACATTACAAACAACCCCTCCCTCCTGGCGCGACCCGCCATGACCGCCGCCAACCTGGATGCCACGGTCAGTCAAATTTTGTTGGACATCCGCCAGCGGGGCGATGTTGCGGTAAAAGAATATACGTTGCGCTTTGATAAAATAGCCCTGAATGAACTGGAAGTAAGTGCCTCCGAACTGGCCGAAGCCGCCGCTTCGCTTGATCCAGCACTGAAAACGGCCATTCAAACGGCCAAGCACAATATCGAAACCTTTCATGCCCGCCAGCAAAGTACCCCGGAGGTGATCGAAACCATGCCCGGCGTTTTCTGCTGGCGCAAAAATGTCGGCATCGATAAAGTGGGCTTGTACATTCCCGGAGGGACTGCTCCGCTGTTTTCTACAGTGTTGATGCTGGGCGTTCCCGCCAAATTAGCAGGTTGTAAGGAGGTTGTATTGTGTTCACCTCCTGGAGCAGACGGAAAAATCCATCCGGCCATTTTGTTTGCTGCCCAAACGGTGGGGGTCACCCGCATATTTAAGGCTGGAGGGGTTCAAGCCATCGGGGCAATGGCTTATGGCACGGAAAGTATTCCTCGGGTATACAAAATATTTGGCCCCGGCAATCAATATGTTACTGCCGCCAAACAATTGGTCAGCCGTGAACAGGTGGCCATCGATATGCCTGCCGGGCCCTCCGAAGTCTTGGTCTGCGCGGATGAAACAGCTGATCCTGCGTTTGTAGCCGCCGATCTGCTGGCCCAGGCCGAACACGGCATCGATAGCCAGGTGGTACTTTTGACTTTTAGTACCGATTTGTTACAAGCCGTTTTTGCAGAAGTAGAGCGTCAGGTAGCTTTGTTGCCCCGTGCTGAAATTACCCGCAAAGCGCTGGAAAATAGTGTGGCCGTAGCCGTCAACTCCCGCGCCGAAGCCCTGGAAATCATCAATAACTATGCCCCCGAACACTTGATTTTGGCAATGGGGGACGCGGATGCTTTTGCGGAGCAAGTCCAAAATGCCGGTTCCGTGTTCATTGGCAACTACACGCCAGAATCAGTGGGTGATTATGCCTCTGGCACCAACCACACCCTGCCCACTAATGGCTATGCCCGGGCGTACAGTGGG includes these proteins:
- the hisD gene encoding histidinol dehydrogenase, with translation MKSFSYADITNNPSLLARPAMTAANLDATVSQILLDIRQRGDVAVKEYTLRFDKIALNELEVSASELAEAAASLDPALKTAIQTAKHNIETFHARQQSTPEVIETMPGVFCWRKNVGIDKVGLYIPGGTAPLFSTVLMLGVPAKLAGCKEVVLCSPPGADGKIHPAILFAAQTVGVTRIFKAGGVQAIGAMAYGTESIPRVYKIFGPGNQYVTAAKQLVSREQVAIDMPAGPSEVLVCADETADPAFVAADLLAQAEHGIDSQVVLLTFSTDLLQAVFAEVERQVALLPRAEITRKALENSVAVAVNSRAEALEIINNYAPEHLILAMGDADAFAEQVQNAGSVFIGNYTPESVGDYASGTNHTLPTNGYARAYSGVSLDSFVKKITFQRLTIEGLKNIGPTVETMAIAEELVAHQRAVSIRLEKMKSENLKVKSE